A genome region from Myxococcales bacterium includes the following:
- a CDS encoding tetratricopeptide repeat protein — MSYRRLPLIVTVASISLSLAAGVTPRPAAAQAQLSEAERKATARTLFAQGVKEQDTGQHAAALSLFQKAQNLFDAPTHLLHIAQCQSALGKLVEAAETYETLKRVPLAPGAPEVFEAAKAKADTELPLLRARIPTLRVDLTPKPAGLLDLQLVVNGVLIPADLVGIARPVNPGPTKLVAKATGYKDAELEVNLREKEQRSVGLALVPGQSSLPAAVVVAAPVRGPQDSPRDPHYVPDKPAPKEPGARITLSYSPNIPLNGNNDLSFDAVAHNIGGEFIFGQGVFRYHLFAGFSTVAGFKGVRFDPVTFGAAIPVSKREGLRIEIEPTFQFLNLNVIGGNGGAIAAVSAGGDIRVNAAIGKLFLSLAPVGVDVRWAAAGSGPGFAGAGIGAGVDFRPRLLIGVEL; from the coding sequence ATGAGCTACCGCCGGCTTCCGCTCATCGTCACCGTCGCGTCCATCTCGCTGTCGCTCGCCGCGGGCGTCACGCCCCGACCCGCGGCGGCCCAGGCGCAGCTCTCGGAGGCCGAGCGCAAGGCGACCGCACGCACCCTCTTCGCGCAGGGCGTGAAAGAGCAGGACACCGGGCAGCACGCAGCGGCCCTCTCGCTCTTCCAGAAGGCGCAGAACCTCTTCGACGCGCCGACGCACCTGCTCCACATCGCGCAGTGCCAGAGCGCCCTGGGCAAGCTCGTCGAGGCGGCCGAGACCTACGAGACGCTCAAGCGCGTCCCGCTCGCGCCCGGCGCTCCCGAGGTGTTCGAGGCGGCCAAGGCGAAGGCCGACACGGAGCTGCCGCTGCTGCGCGCGCGGATCCCCACGCTCCGCGTCGATCTCACGCCGAAGCCCGCGGGCCTGTTGGACCTCCAGCTCGTCGTCAATGGCGTGCTCATCCCCGCCGACCTCGTCGGCATCGCCCGGCCCGTGAACCCCGGGCCCACGAAGCTCGTCGCCAAGGCCACGGGCTACAAGGACGCGGAGCTCGAGGTCAACCTCAGGGAGAAGGAGCAGCGCTCGGTCGGGCTCGCGCTCGTGCCCGGCCAGAGCAGCCTGCCCGCCGCGGTCGTCGTCGCCGCCCCGGTCCGAGGCCCGCAGGACTCGCCGCGAGATCCGCACTATGTGCCCGACAAGCCGGCCCCAAAGGAGCCCGGGGCGCGCATCACGCTGTCGTATTCGCCGAACATTCCCCTGAACGGGAACAACGACCTCTCGTTCGACGCGGTCGCGCACAACATCGGCGGCGAGTTCATCTTCGGTCAGGGCGTCTTCCGCTACCACCTCTTCGCGGGCTTCTCGACGGTCGCTGGCTTCAAGGGGGTGCGGTTCGACCCCGTCACGTTCGGCGCCGCGATCCCCGTGTCGAAGCGGGAGGGCCTGCGGATCGAGATCGAGCCTACGTTCCAGTTTCTCAACCTGAACGTCATCGGCGGCAACGGTGGGGCGATCGCGGCCGTGTCCGCGGGCGGTGACATTCGGGTGAACGCCGCGATTGGCAAGCTCTTCTTGTCGCTCGCGCCCGTCGGCGTCGACGTCCGCTGGGCGGCCGCCGGCTCGGGCCCGGGCTTCGCGGGGGCGGGCATCGGCGCGGGCGTCGATTTCCGGCCGCGCCTGCTGATAGGCGTCGAGCTCTGA
- a CDS encoding RNA polymerase sigma factor codes for MLVALLDSAASTFARDGRPAVEVRAAAELGPLRPLVRAVVAAVLREAVSHPDVEDAVQETLRRAIESRSWPAGATRPWLLGIARHVALDALRMRRRDRARRADGDAAPESATGRFVERLADPSVPVDDALDAAQREALVARALSRLPDGPRRALELFHAEGLGYSAIAEQLGVPLGTVATWVTRGRRALAEVVAQEPSESANAGRSRPQAAGEVTR; via the coding sequence ATGCTGGTGGCGTTGCTCGACTCGGCTGCTTCCACGTTCGCGCGCGACGGACGCCCCGCCGTGGAGGTGCGGGCAGCGGCGGAGCTTGGCCCGCTCCGGCCCCTCGTGCGCGCCGTCGTCGCGGCGGTGTTGCGCGAGGCGGTCTCGCACCCCGACGTGGAGGACGCGGTCCAGGAGACGCTCCGCCGCGCGATCGAGTCACGGTCGTGGCCGGCCGGCGCCACGCGACCCTGGCTCCTCGGCATCGCTCGACACGTCGCGCTCGACGCGCTGCGCATGCGGCGCCGCGACCGCGCGCGCCGCGCGGACGGCGACGCGGCCCCAGAGAGCGCGACGGGGCGCTTCGTCGAGCGCCTCGCGGACCCGTCGGTGCCGGTCGACGACGCGCTCGATGCGGCGCAGCGGGAGGCCCTCGTGGCGCGCGCGCTCTCCCGACTCCCCGATGGGCCACGGCGGGCGCTCGAGCTCTTTCACGCCGAGGGCCTCGGGTACTCCGCGATCGCCGAGCAGCTCGGGGTGCCCCTCGGCACCGTCGCGACCTGGGTGACCCGGGGTCGCCGCGCCCTCGCCGAGGTGGTCGCCCAAGAACCAAGCGAGAGCGCGAACGCAGGTCGATCGCGGCCCCAAGCCGCAGGCGAGGTGACGCGATGA
- a CDS encoding protein kinase, whose translation MTTSTTTSPYPQIGHYRVVRLLGRGGMGSVFLARDMRLGRSVALKLLAHELSSATDRRQFDVEARTTASLSHPNIVTLFDIGEHEGRPWVALEYIDGCTLAQRMSEDWPTSAETLRVGLAIARAIEAAHRAGVVHRDLKPANVLLGVDGRPRVVDFGIARFVGGHSEPPPSTAEGDDLTLVGTPSYMAPEQWRGEDGPETDVWALGLILYQLLSRAHPLRGLDAAQIALRAELAEPVPSTPELHAASPELAPIVMRCLRRLPSERPTATELVTQLAALEGRLRAPTPTENPFRGLLPFSERHAHLFFGRDGEVSAFVERLRAQSILVVVGSSGAGKSSFVLAGVAPRIKESASVRVITVRPQGRPFSVLAESIVRETPSSSGVSTLVDPPRFAGAREPEALADPRQLEARLLESPGLLSVVLTEIAARTGERVLLVVDQLEEICTVVHDRAEARAFLAAVCGAAGDPNEPVRVVMTVRDDFLGRLPWGANSGAALSGLVLLAPPDTDALREIVRQPLMQTGYAFDDPALLEEIVTSVRGEAACLPLLQFAMSLLWARRDETRQRLVRAVYDEIGGVGGALAAHAENVVGALDPASLELCRQLLLRLVTASGTRRAMGRAALVMGLSAGAEGLLAKLLDARLLAQQRGDDARVELAHESLTRVWRRLERWIEESHEDLAVAADLVAAAERWERLGKRDDELWQGDALRDASRLVARGSTRLPDVALSLVRDSTRRERRGALRRTVAAASLFVAAGVAVLASSMAAWALRERKNDALGAARRAEQASALLLEERALASFADGDNHAARAQLRAALEARDSVSSRNLARKLESAPLRVYLRHNTVVYDGLLLSDGRTFFAASHSGNIGVFDTFTLEQRVLRGHTDQVLGLALLPGGRLASASWNGELRAWTVGTGGGAQVARRPSFTALATFGATIAASRDRELLLVDAGDKVRTIPLEVTQPFGLAFGPDGKEVFVGGAEGKVRVVDLRTHAVARESEAGAPISRLAVDPNGRFLAKGGRDGSLTVLDLHTLRRRSEVRASGGAARALAVSKDGRVWMNGMDRRIVAWNPGTGALSAEVATHLDEVTSLSITEDQASLVATGTGGSEIWSLAAMPRERVIPPDPHPILDIAFSADGRELVSASHKRILVWSTATGRPVTEIQRHGIRSRDVALDAANHRVAAADERGGLALWELPSGRPLGTLGTTAVVPLGLVYSPRYDLAAVGTSAGAILVYALDARALRFELVDPAGSAVRALALSPDGATLYSSSIDGTLRAWDLATRKAKVLHRVATGNYGLALSKDGQRLAATSPDGAALVLDVASSAVTPLGHFAGRLYRPAFSPDGGTVALPCSDGKVYLVDVAAKGPPRVVTGAHGEVNVAVFSADGALLATGSDDHTVRLFDATTGKPRWIAMGAATVKGPVPSEPGATAGLELPNRHIVGFDSGLVEVRHAAGGATLVLRDTPPHAVTHVVEGPSGTLALGFADGSFGVWDPGTGRALDRVLLHGHLASLTVKGGLVDAETELGDRGSLDLSILGVDYCALMSDLWRRTPFVWRSGSIRVEAPTGGRCPPPDRGR comes from the coding sequence GTGACCACGTCGACCACCACGAGCCCCTATCCGCAAATAGGGCACTACCGCGTCGTGCGCCTGCTCGGGCGTGGTGGGATGGGCAGCGTCTTCCTCGCCCGCGACATGCGCCTTGGGCGATCTGTCGCGCTCAAGCTCCTAGCGCACGAGCTGTCGAGCGCGACGGACCGCAGGCAGTTCGACGTCGAGGCCCGTACGACGGCGAGCCTCTCGCACCCCAACATCGTGACCCTCTTCGACATCGGCGAGCACGAGGGCCGCCCGTGGGTAGCGCTCGAGTACATCGACGGCTGCACGCTCGCGCAGCGCATGAGCGAAGATTGGCCGACGTCCGCCGAGACCCTGAGAGTCGGGCTCGCGATCGCCCGCGCGATCGAGGCCGCCCACCGCGCCGGCGTCGTGCACCGAGATCTGAAGCCCGCGAACGTGCTCCTCGGCGTGGACGGGCGGCCGCGGGTCGTCGACTTCGGAATTGCCCGCTTCGTGGGAGGGCACTCCGAGCCTCCCCCGTCCACCGCCGAGGGCGACGACCTCACGCTGGTAGGCACTCCCTCGTACATGGCGCCCGAGCAATGGCGGGGCGAGGATGGCCCCGAAACCGACGTGTGGGCGCTCGGCCTGATTCTGTATCAGCTGCTCTCGCGCGCCCACCCGCTGCGGGGGCTGGACGCGGCCCAGATCGCCCTCCGCGCGGAGCTCGCCGAGCCCGTGCCCTCGACTCCCGAGCTCCACGCGGCGTCGCCCGAGCTCGCCCCCATCGTGATGCGGTGTCTGCGCCGGCTCCCGAGCGAGCGGCCTACGGCGACCGAGCTCGTCACGCAGCTCGCGGCGCTCGAGGGGCGCCTGCGCGCTCCGACCCCGACCGAGAACCCCTTTCGCGGGCTGCTCCCGTTCTCTGAGCGGCACGCGCACCTCTTCTTCGGGCGCGACGGGGAGGTGAGCGCGTTCGTCGAGCGACTCCGCGCCCAGTCGATCCTCGTCGTCGTCGGCTCCTCCGGCGCGGGCAAGAGCTCGTTCGTGCTCGCGGGCGTCGCGCCGCGAATCAAGGAGTCGGCCAGCGTGCGCGTCATCACGGTGCGGCCGCAGGGGCGCCCGTTCTCCGTCCTCGCGGAGAGCATCGTGCGCGAGACGCCCTCGAGCTCCGGTGTCTCCACCCTCGTCGACCCGCCGCGCTTCGCGGGGGCTCGCGAGCCCGAGGCGCTCGCGGACCCGCGGCAGCTCGAGGCGCGCCTGCTCGAGTCGCCCGGGCTGCTCTCGGTCGTGCTCACCGAGATCGCCGCGAGGACGGGCGAGCGGGTCCTCTTGGTGGTCGACCAGCTCGAGGAGATCTGCACCGTCGTCCACGATCGGGCCGAGGCGCGCGCGTTCCTCGCCGCCGTGTGTGGCGCCGCGGGCGATCCGAACGAGCCCGTACGCGTCGTGATGACCGTGCGCGACGACTTCCTCGGCCGACTCCCATGGGGCGCGAACAGCGGCGCGGCGCTCTCCGGGCTCGTGTTGCTCGCACCCCCCGACACCGACGCGCTGCGAGAGATCGTGCGACAGCCGCTCATGCAGACGGGATATGCCTTCGACGACCCCGCTCTGCTCGAGGAGATCGTGACCTCGGTGCGCGGGGAGGCCGCGTGCTTGCCGCTGCTCCAGTTCGCGATGAGCCTCCTCTGGGCTCGCCGCGACGAGACGCGTCAGCGCCTGGTCCGCGCCGTCTATGACGAGATCGGTGGCGTGGGCGGCGCGCTCGCCGCGCACGCCGAGAACGTGGTGGGGGCGCTCGACCCGGCCAGCCTCGAGCTCTGTCGTCAGCTCCTCCTTCGCCTCGTGACCGCCTCCGGGACCCGGCGCGCAATGGGGCGCGCGGCCCTCGTCATGGGGCTCTCGGCGGGCGCCGAGGGGCTGCTGGCCAAGCTGCTCGACGCGCGGCTCCTGGCGCAGCAGCGCGGCGATGACGCTCGGGTCGAGCTCGCGCACGAGTCCCTCACGCGCGTCTGGCGCAGGCTCGAGCGCTGGATCGAGGAGAGCCACGAGGACCTCGCCGTCGCCGCCGATCTCGTGGCGGCGGCCGAGCGCTGGGAGCGGCTCGGCAAACGGGACGACGAGCTCTGGCAGGGCGACGCACTCCGCGACGCCTCGAGGCTGGTGGCCCGAGGCTCGACGCGGCTCCCCGACGTGGCGCTCTCCCTCGTGCGGGACTCGACGCGGCGGGAGCGCCGCGGGGCCCTCCGGAGGACCGTCGCGGCCGCGTCCCTCTTCGTCGCCGCGGGCGTCGCGGTGCTCGCCTCCTCGATGGCCGCGTGGGCGCTGCGTGAGCGCAAGAACGACGCGCTCGGGGCCGCCCGGCGGGCCGAACAGGCCAGCGCGCTCCTGCTGGAGGAGCGCGCCCTCGCGAGCTTCGCGGATGGCGACAACCACGCCGCGCGCGCGCAGCTCCGCGCCGCGCTGGAGGCGCGCGACTCCGTGTCGTCGAGGAACCTCGCGCGAAAGCTGGAGAGCGCGCCGCTCCGGGTGTACCTGCGCCACAACACCGTGGTCTACGACGGCCTCTTGTTGTCGGACGGGCGCACGTTCTTCGCGGCGAGCCACTCCGGGAACATCGGCGTCTTCGACACCTTCACGCTCGAGCAGCGCGTCCTTCGCGGGCATACGGATCAGGTGCTCGGGCTCGCGCTGCTGCCTGGCGGCCGCCTGGCCTCGGCCAGCTGGAACGGCGAGCTGCGCGCCTGGACGGTCGGCACCGGCGGCGGAGCACAAGTGGCGAGGCGGCCAAGCTTCACCGCGCTCGCGACCTTTGGGGCGACGATCGCGGCGTCGCGGGATCGGGAGTTGCTGCTGGTGGACGCGGGCGACAAAGTGCGCACGATCCCCCTCGAGGTCACCCAGCCGTTCGGGCTCGCCTTCGGCCCGGACGGCAAGGAGGTCTTCGTGGGGGGCGCCGAGGGCAAGGTGCGGGTCGTCGATCTCCGGACCCACGCGGTCGCCCGCGAGAGCGAGGCCGGCGCGCCCATCTCGCGGCTCGCCGTCGACCCGAACGGCCGCTTCCTCGCCAAGGGCGGGCGCGACGGGAGCCTCACGGTCCTCGACCTCCACACCCTCCGCCGACGGAGCGAGGTGCGCGCGAGCGGCGGTGCGGCCCGCGCGCTCGCGGTCTCGAAGGATGGGCGCGTGTGGATGAACGGCATGGACCGCCGCATCGTGGCGTGGAATCCGGGGACGGGCGCCCTCTCGGCGGAGGTGGCCACCCACCTCGACGAGGTGACGAGCCTGTCCATCACGGAAGACCAAGCCTCCCTGGTCGCGACGGGCACCGGGGGCTCCGAGATCTGGAGTCTCGCGGCCATGCCGCGCGAGCGCGTCATTCCGCCGGACCCGCACCCTATCCTCGATATCGCATTTTCAGCAGATGGCCGAGAGCTCGTGAGCGCATCTCACAAGAGGATCCTCGTGTGGAGCACCGCCACGGGACGCCCGGTCACCGAGATTCAACGCCACGGCATCCGCAGCCGGGATGTCGCGCTGGACGCGGCCAATCACCGCGTGGCGGCGGCAGACGAGCGCGGCGGATTGGCCCTCTGGGAGCTGCCCTCGGGTCGCCCGCTCGGCACCCTCGGGACAACGGCGGTCGTGCCCCTCGGCCTCGTCTACTCCCCACGATATGACCTCGCCGCGGTCGGCACGAGCGCGGGCGCGATCCTCGTGTATGCGCTCGACGCGCGCGCGCTTCGCTTCGAGCTCGTCGACCCGGCCGGGAGCGCCGTGCGAGCGCTCGCCCTCTCGCCCGACGGCGCGACGCTCTATTCGTCGTCGATCGATGGCACTCTGCGCGCGTGGGACCTGGCCACGCGGAAGGCCAAGGTGCTGCACCGCGTGGCGACAGGCAACTACGGCCTCGCCCTGTCGAAGGATGGACAGCGCCTCGCCGCCACGTCGCCCGACGGCGCCGCGCTGGTGCTCGACGTGGCGTCCTCGGCGGTGACGCCGCTCGGACACTTCGCGGGGCGGCTGTACCGCCCCGCGTTCTCCCCGGACGGGGGCACGGTCGCGCTCCCTTGCTCGGACGGCAAGGTGTACCTCGTCGACGTCGCCGCGAAGGGGCCGCCGCGCGTCGTGACCGGGGCTCATGGTGAGGTGAACGTCGCCGTGTTCAGCGCCGACGGAGCGCTCCTCGCGACCGGGAGCGACGACCACACCGTGCGACTCTTCGACGCCACGACGGGCAAGCCACGCTGGATCGCGATGGGAGCCGCCACCGTCAAGGGCCCGGTCCCGAGCGAGCCGGGCGCGACCGCCGGCCTCGAGCTTCCGAACCGGCACATTGTCGGCTTCGACAGCGGCCTGGTGGAGGTGCGCCACGCGGCAGGGGGCGCGACGCTCGTCCTCCGCGACACGCCCCCGCACGCGGTGACTCACGTCGTGGAGGGGCCCTCGGGGACGCTGGCGCTCGGCTTTGCGGACGGGTCCTTCGGGGTCTGGGATCCTGGCACGGGGCGGGCGCTCGATCGCGTCCTCCTCCACGGCCACCTCGCGAGCCTCACGGTCAAGGGCGGGCTCGTCGACGCCGAGACCGAGCTCGGCGACCGCGGTAGCCTCGACCTCTCGATCCTCGGCGTCGACTACTGCGCGCTCATGTCAGACCTATGGCGGCGAACACCCTTCGTGTGGCGATCGGGCTCGATTCGCGTGGAGGCGCCCACGGGGGGACGGTGTCCGCCCCCCGACCGCGGCCGGTAA